The Kroppenstedtia pulmonis genome has a segment encoding these proteins:
- a CDS encoding aspartyl-phosphate phosphatase Spo0E family protein: MSSTHIRRLEKEVEQLRRMLYQAVAGNEARLNHSAVLPISQQLDAVINQYYTEKEKKHRA; encoded by the coding sequence GTGAGTTCCACGCATATCAGACGGTTGGAAAAGGAAGTAGAACAGTTGCGTAGGATGCTGTACCAAGCCGTGGCGGGGAACGAAGCCCGGTTAAACCATTCTGCCGTTCTGCCAATCAGCCAACAACTCGATGCAGTGATTAATCAGTATTATACGGAAAAAGAGAAGAAGCACCGTGCCTGA
- a CDS encoding M16 family metallopeptidase, whose product MIEKHTLPNGVRIVAESIPYVHSVSLGLWVGTGSRYETHYNNGISHFLEHMLFKGTKHRTARELAEAFDEIGGHVNAFTSKEMTCYYAKVLDRHLTVALDVLADMYFHSTLAEADIQKEQKVVTEEIKMVEDTPDDIVHDWLDYAAMKQHGLGLPVLGSVENVCSFDRSMLLDYQARHYRPDQLVITMAGKLPANYMREIEERFIHHQVGEGVIAQEPPRYTGEVIVKQKDTEQVHLCLGLPGLSASDPRIYSFILLNNLIGGNMSSRLFQDVREERGLAYSVFSYHSAYRDNGLFTIYAGTAAGQENEVIEIILYHLDDLRQRGITEEELTKGKEQLKASLMMNLESTDDRMSRLGRNELLLNKHLSLEETEANIEAITSESLLELAQMVFSQPLSMAMISPQGRLPATYRRDALVI is encoded by the coding sequence TTGATAGAGAAACATACTTTACCTAATGGCGTACGCATTGTGGCAGAGTCGATTCCTTATGTTCATTCTGTTTCTCTGGGACTTTGGGTGGGTACCGGTTCCCGGTACGAGACTCATTATAATAATGGGATATCGCATTTCCTGGAGCATATGTTGTTTAAAGGGACGAAACATCGAACGGCAAGGGAATTGGCCGAGGCCTTTGATGAAATAGGGGGGCATGTCAATGCTTTTACATCAAAGGAAATGACCTGTTACTATGCAAAGGTGTTGGACCGGCATTTAACTGTGGCACTGGATGTTTTGGCTGACATGTATTTTCACTCTACATTGGCGGAAGCAGATATTCAAAAGGAACAAAAAGTCGTAACAGAAGAGATCAAGATGGTGGAAGATACCCCGGATGATATCGTTCATGATTGGCTGGATTATGCAGCCATGAAACAGCATGGGCTGGGGCTGCCTGTGTTGGGAAGTGTGGAAAATGTTTGCTCTTTTGATCGATCCATGTTGCTTGATTATCAAGCTCGTCATTACCGACCGGATCAATTGGTTATTACCATGGCGGGTAAATTACCGGCCAATTATATGAGGGAGATCGAAGAGCGCTTTATCCATCACCAAGTCGGTGAAGGAGTGATTGCACAGGAGCCGCCCCGCTATACGGGGGAAGTGATAGTAAAACAGAAGGATACGGAACAGGTTCATCTCTGTTTGGGATTGCCGGGACTTTCCGCTAGTGACCCCCGGATTTATTCATTTATCTTACTGAACAACTTGATAGGGGGCAATATGAGCTCTCGATTGTTCCAAGATGTACGGGAAGAACGTGGACTGGCCTACTCTGTTTTTTCTTACCACAGTGCATATCGTGACAATGGTTTGTTTACGATATATGCTGGCACCGCAGCAGGACAAGAAAACGAAGTCATCGAGATCATTTTGTATCACTTGGATGATCTTCGGCAACGAGGGATCACAGAAGAGGAACTGACAAAGGGTAAGGAGCAACTGAAGGCCAGTCTGATGATGAATTTGGAAAGTACCGATGACCGTATGAGTCGTCTGGGAAGAAATGAGCTTTTATTGAACAAGCATCTGTCATTGGAAGAGACAGAGGCTAACATTGAAGCGATTACCAGTGAAAGTCTGTTGGAATTGGCTCAAATGGTATTTTCTCAACCGTTGTCTATGGCAATGATATCACCTCAGGGTCGGTTGCCTGCTACATACAGGAGGGACGCACTTGTTATTTGA
- a CDS encoding polysaccharide deacetylase family protein: MRSKLRKSWLLLVLPLIWFGLDSAAVTAYVNSVKSGDTEPVFKRDELKDAIDEGVKVRNEEPIDAREDRIWKAIPGYNGLVVDKESTYRVAKKNGRNNPAYWIMKEKKPKVTLDDLGSLPIYRGNENKPMAALMVNVAWGTEYLPKMLQILDQKGVAATFFLDGSWLKKHPEMAREIKRRGHELGNHGYSHPLMSRISKERIQREISKTEALIRETTGVESRFFAPPAGDFNSVVVKEAGKMGMKTVLWTVDTVDWRPSSSPEWMVQQVRNKISKGSLILTHPTDRTVKALPQIISTVKQKGIKMGTVNDVLSSKRVDLVEPIEGF, encoded by the coding sequence GTGAGGAGTAAACTCCGGAAAAGCTGGTTATTACTTGTGTTACCGCTGATTTGGTTTGGTTTGGATTCCGCGGCAGTCACCGCTTATGTCAATTCCGTCAAAAGTGGAGATACAGAACCGGTATTTAAAAGAGATGAATTAAAGGATGCCATTGATGAAGGAGTTAAGGTACGAAATGAAGAACCCATTGATGCCAGAGAGGATCGCATTTGGAAAGCAATTCCCGGATACAACGGTTTGGTAGTGGATAAAGAATCCACCTATCGCGTGGCTAAGAAAAATGGAAGGAACAATCCGGCATATTGGATCATGAAAGAGAAGAAGCCCAAGGTTACTTTGGATGATCTCGGTAGTTTACCTATTTACCGGGGAAATGAAAACAAGCCGATGGCGGCTCTTATGGTAAATGTGGCTTGGGGAACCGAATATCTGCCGAAAATGCTTCAGATTTTGGATCAGAAAGGGGTGGCCGCCACGTTTTTCCTGGATGGTTCCTGGTTGAAAAAACATCCTGAAATGGCTCGGGAAATAAAACGAAGAGGACATGAATTGGGCAACCATGGGTACTCTCATCCACTAATGAGCCGGATTTCCAAAGAACGAATCCAAAGGGAAATAAGCAAAACAGAGGCCTTGATCCGGGAAACAACGGGAGTGGAATCCCGTTTTTTTGCTCCTCCGGCAGGGGACTTTAATTCCGTCGTAGTGAAAGAAGCGGGAAAAATGGGTATGAAAACCGTACTATGGACAGTGGATACTGTCGATTGGCGGCCCAGTTCTTCACCGGAATGGATGGTGCAACAAGTGAGGAATAAGATATCCAAGGGTTCTCTCATTTTGACTCATCCCACGGATCGAACCGTGAAGGCTCTTCCCCAAATTATAAGCACGGTGAAGCAAAAAGGAATAAAAATGGGAACGGTAAATGACGTTCTCTCTTCAAAACGGGTTGACCTTGTTGAGCCAATAGAGGGGTTTTGA
- a CDS encoding YlmC/YmxH family sporulation protein, translating into MRWSEFAEKELIDIRNGERIGTASHADLVLDEKTGKIRAISVPVGPRRFGRKQGEVEITWEQIKKVGPEMVLVDSVRKGPFIK; encoded by the coding sequence ATGAGATGGAGTGAATTTGCGGAAAAAGAGCTGATTGATATTCGAAACGGAGAACGGATTGGAACGGCAAGTCATGCAGATCTGGTATTGGATGAAAAAACGGGAAAAATCAGAGCAATATCTGTTCCGGTGGGACCCAGGCGGTTTGGAAGGAAACAGGGAGAAGTGGAAATCACATGGGAGCAGATAAAAAAAGTGGGGCCGGAAATGGTACTGGTGGATTCTGTCCGTAAAGGGCCGTTCATCAAGTAA
- the dut gene encoding dUTP diphosphatase → MLFDVKIHKLPGNDDLPIPIQMTEGASGYDLVAAITEEISLKPGEWKLIPTGIAIEMPRGLEAQVRPRSGLALKSGITLLNSPGTIDADYRGEISVILHNLGVDSFLLRRGERIAQMVFQQIATVRFHSVQELGQTNRGGGGFGHTGK, encoded by the coding sequence TTGTTATTTGATGTGAAAATTCATAAATTACCAGGAAACGATGATCTCCCGATACCCATACAGATGACGGAAGGGGCCAGCGGTTATGATCTGGTGGCAGCAATTACAGAGGAAATATCCCTGAAACCGGGGGAATGGAAATTGATTCCTACAGGGATTGCCATTGAAATGCCACGAGGACTGGAAGCACAGGTACGTCCACGGAGTGGCCTGGCTTTGAAAAGCGGTATTACACTTCTCAATTCACCGGGTACGATTGATGCGGATTATCGGGGTGAAATATCCGTGATTCTCCATAACCTGGGTGTTGATTCTTTCCTTCTTCGTCGGGGAGAACGGATTGCACAGATGGTCTTTCAACAAATTGCCACTGTCCGGTTCCATTCTGTTCAAGAGTTGGGTCAAACAAACAGAGGTGGGGGTGGCTTCGGTCATACCGGCAAATAA